DNA from Cyprinus carpio isolate SPL01 chromosome B3, ASM1834038v1, whole genome shotgun sequence:
GTGCTAACCCGAATTGTATGATGTATCCAGTTTTGTCCTTGCCACAAGTGAACGATTTTGCTATATCCGAATCTGGAAACAGCCTTGAAAACTTCAGCCACGTTTTCGTTTGAGTTCAGTGAATGGTGTTTCTACGCTGTGTGGAGACACCACAACACCTCAGCACGCAGTGTTGCTGTGCTGCCCAGAGCCACTCTGATGTCGGCTGCAGAAGATGAGGAAGCAGAGATAGCCCGGGTCGTAGCTGTAGCTTCAGGTGCGACTGCCGGTGGTGTAACGACGTTGGCACTAGGTTGTGGTGGGCAAACGCGATTACCACAGAAGCTAGCGATGGAGAGCTGCTGCTCTCTGCGGCTAGCAGCGGCTTTGTGGCTAGCACAACACATGTGGGACTTTAACGAGTTAATGCCCATTGACacaatacttatttttttcttgcataatGTACAATATGCCTCCCTGACATTCCCCTCGACTGGCTGCAGCCACTCTTTAAAGTCCGGCATTTCCAGCCAGGACGCTGCAAATTTGCACTTCCCCATTCTGTTCATGCATTCACCAACCTAAAACATTTTGGTGCGTTGTAATACGCACTGGGAACGCCAGAGCGTACTTTGTGGTTTTGAACTTCCGCCCGCCTGCCCGCTCTGGTGCTCTCAGAGGCAATTTACGAACGCACCCACAATAGCCTAGTTTATGTACCTGttcgtttttttaataaaaatgactaaattcacACACTTTTACGATGTTTTTGGGACTCAAACTGTTGGACAGctaattcagaaaaaaatccttcaaaatTTAAGACTTTATAAAGCCGTGATAAGaccttttaatactttttaagggtCTTAATTTTCCCAAAATTGATTTATCACCTTTTAATACTTTTCAAGACCCCGCGGAAACCCtgcactctcactgactttttcctagactgcgcccagctggtggaatgacctcccgatctcaattcaaacagctgagtctttactcattttcaaaaacatctaaagactcatctttttcgcctgcacttaaccaactaatactagtacttaccttttctttttcttgtctatcatagtcttaaaaaacctgaaaacaaaacaagaaaaacctggctacgtgttctgtactagactaactgagacttgccacagcacttgtataccgttgttgttctcttgttgatctgattgtttctactgttctcatttgtaagtcgctttggataaaagcgtctgctaaatgattaaatgtaaatgtaaatttaaatctatttatctacttaaatatattaaactttaatatatttaaatccatttaactttatttaattaactatatttaatttatagatctaatacagatataaactgctgtttctgtcaatgctccagtgaaaaataccactcaaataaataaataaatccatgtaagattttatatggtcacattatgGTACTTTTAGGcctatgtttttaaacatttatatattacattattttgacacctaaatgtttcagaagagtaggctacatgtgatatttaaatcagaaatcaaaggattgctttgttgtatttatatgtatataaaaaaaagttgttgattTCCTGAACCTGTTCTGCACGTTGAACAGATGTCCAAGAAAATCCTTAGCCGGACGATCAAATTTTGAACCTCGTATCGATGTCCAAGGGACGTCGTAGATCAACGTCCAGATACAAACCGGATTTGCAGTCCAGAACGACCGACGCAATTTAGACTTGATCTGCACGTTGTATAGACGTCTCATGTTTGTTGggaaagtctggcgcaatgttttttctttgttatttaaagaccGTGTTAGTATAGACGGGTCCACAAcacgcgtacacgctgcttattaaacacagggacgcacagcagcgcacaaacatgccaaatattaaaaattaaaggattgcaatgcataagaattttttgtaggctaattaaatataaaaatgcctacatgtcataatagatagtcatcacatgtatcagaattaggctatctatttgctcacacacgagcagctccgtttcatctcggagacgcgttctgtctttgtgctttccaaattccgccgtgtacaTAGCAAATCCGTCAGGGTCACGAGCACAActtgctcttaaagggaatggaagatgagactctgattggtttattgcacgttacgcccaaaaaacacccattactcattaagagaatagggacaaccagtttagaccatgcgcctgggtgcgccaaccgtttttccgtcgttaaaatagcaaaagtggatttggacacgccctgagtgcacctgtgccgtgcgctttacactttgcgtttagatccttaaaatagggccctaacactctcacaatggtctactttaaagttttagaagagatctcaacaaccttacactgtgctcagatatttctcctagtCTAAAGACTCTGGTTTACAAAGAACTTGTTTACTGTAGTTTCAGACAGTTTTACAGGGGAATGAATTCACTTTAGCAGCATATACAATACTAAGTTCACTTCTTAAGGAGCTCTCAATCTGAATAGCATTATGGGCAATGAATTCTTAAAGGGGAACAGcccaattaattattatatatatagttaatgttcttattattgaaaacaatgaATTAAACGTTGTACTAAGCATTTATGACTCTCATAAATctaatttaaccctctggagtctaagggtatttttggggcctggagaagttttgtcatgccctgacatttgtgcttttttcagtttcttagcaatatctaaatggctaaagtctaatctcactgtaatcagcacaaactaggctataataatatgtgagcagtcATGTATGTAcaagattgtgtttttgagaaaaaaatgttatgcgtggttagtgaaaaactaaaaatgttaaatcacttgaataaggcaataaaacacatacagaacattggttcccaggaattttgagaactggagcttgtagccttgaatttttttttctaaatgatgtgaaaatcatcttgtttactcacttacagaaaacaatatattgatttaaattttctaagacactttttgttggtaaaagtcatatgcgagtaggcgtcaactatcagaattcacacctgagaagacaaggcctgcataatgagctgcataatgagccattcagtcagctgtgtcactgagagggatgagttacaagaaagaatgtgaggacaaaataaatctatataattttatgtttgtagtttatttagaatatattaattatcccacaacataatttatattcacttgtgagtgcagttaaacagtttattaggaaaaatcaaagctgactttcaaactgaatttttttttgcctcattactccagtcacacaatccttcagaaatccttttaacaatcttattttctacaaaaaaaacatttattgttattattatcatttattattattattattattattattatttttcagttttttttttttagctgagaatattttttttacggttttttaggggggggataaattgaaagaacagcaatgattgttacatttgttacagttacatttatttgttacatttatattattttacatcaagcttttgaatggtctagtagtgtatattgttattgaaacttcataatatttcacttgattatacatttagtcaggaattatagtttggaaaaagtctttggaaaaagtctaactagtaaaatgtttacacgttatgtgaaaactagtacaagtatataaataaataaataaaaagagacttactcatttgtatgaactctgctgaataaagtgcttcattctttttttttgaggaaatccaACTCTAAAATCCtcaaaccacatcacatctttttggggtgaattgtgtcttattcctctcatcgcgaagcaaacagtaaaataataaaaacttgaagaacaatctcgctgcgttgtcttctgttgtgtgggcgtattcaaaagccgcgcgcttcagtgaaacatttgaatctcaaaagcgcgcttcTAACACGCGGGggcggggcgtggtcgcattagaagataatgaagggagacgtgaaaaacggacatcgcgttgttttcatatggattactttatcacagaatatttgttttcagcagcacttgtttagtttaaaagtagacatgtcaggctttctatagatatctctctcatgtctcttcgtttggtattcactgagttacagttcattttaatgacgcgtttgtatctgaagatcagcgcagacaaaggctgcagacagcactccttgtttgttatctttattttataagtgcacaaagttttgttgttattatgtctgtatacaaaaaaaagtagaccctttacagattcgattgatgtattgcacttatctggtacgatcaaaactgaaagtgtaatttaagttcttttcggggttatcaggagaaaataccccaaaacgcgtatacacgttaatcgactccagagggttaagttaAAACATCCTCCCCCCCGATGAACGACTGTTCATCAACTTAAATCTCTAACACATAAAGCAACTGAACGGGTCTTCTTAATACAGTTCCTGTGGATGTGCGAACAGCACAGGATCTAACTTTCCCATCTCTGCCTGGAAACAGCTCTTCAATTTTTCCTAATTTCCAGGTTTGTCTTGGCATGTTGGCATCTCCTATGAGAACAATGTCACCTGTTTTCAGCACAGTGGGTTTCTGTGTGCTGCAAGAATGTGCAGATTTCAAGTCTAGCAGATAGTCTTTCCTCCAACGATTCCACAGATTGGTCATGAGTCTGTTTTTGTATCTCCACCTCCTTGTCATCTCTTCCTTACTCACAGTGGTATGATCATGGTCTGCAGGGAATGGTTTTGGCGGCAGTGAAGTTAGTCGTTCACCAACCAGGAAGTGAGCAGGTGTCAGTGGCTCGTCAGCTTCATTGTGGACAAAGGTAAGGGGTCTGGAATTCAGTGTAGCTTCTACTTCTGTGAGGAGTGTAGTCATTTCTTCAAAGGTGAGCGATGCTCTTCCTAGCACCTTTCTAAGGCACGTCTTTACAGACCTCACTAGCCTTTCCCAAAATCCGCCCCACCAGGCCGCTCGCTCTACGATGAAGTGCCAGCTGATACCCTTCCCTGAGAAGTATTCCAGCAGTTGTGGATATTTGATGGCATGCCACAGCTCACTGAGGTCTTGGTTTGCTCTTTTGAAAGTTTTGGCATTGTCTGAATAAATGACCTTGCACAATCCTCTTCTAGAAACAAACGCTAACAGGAAGCTTTCTGTTGACTGACTTGATACAAGCTCCAAATGCACTGCTCTGGTGACTGCACATGTGAACAGAGCAACATAAGCCTTGCATAGCACACGATCATTCTTCACATACAGTGGACCTGCAAAGTCTATACCCGTCACTGCGAATGGAGGGGTCTCTGTTATTCTGTCTCGTGGGAGTGGAGCCGTGTCCTGTTGTGTGGGTTTTGCTTTAAAGCTTTTGCAAACAGTACATTTTGACAGGATACCCTTTACAAGTTGTCTGCCTCGCAAAATCCAGTGTCTACTTCTTATTTGTACAAGAGTGTCTCTTAGACCAGAATGCATGGTAACTTCATGGTTGTACTGGACCAGCAGCTCACAATATCTGCCTTTGCTAGGTAGAATCCATGGGTGTTTTTCTCTGTAACTGAAGTCCGACTATTGCAATCTGCCTCCAACACAGAGCAATTCATCAGCATCAAGGAAATGTTTCAAATCTCTGATTTTGGAATCTGAATTCAGGGTTTTTCCAGCTTTCAGCAAACTTATCTCATGACTAAAACTGCAAACTTGTGTTACTTTGGTCCAGTACTTCTCAGCCTCAAACATTTCTTAAGCAGTCAACTCACCTCTTCTCCTTGAGTTTGAACTTGTGTTGTGCACGAACCTCTTAAACCAAGCAGTGACCTGCAATACCTTCTTCAGTTTACTGTACTTCGGTAAATCTAGCACAGGTTCTGTTTCACTTTGGTCACTGCTGCTGCTGAGTTGCACACTAATCTGCTGAACTTGTTTTAGCTCATTAGTCAC
Protein-coding regions in this window:
- the LOC122136841 gene encoding uncharacterized protein LOC122136841 encodes the protein MDNELSWKMMMNELAPETETPGAVLKVLGLVWRTEKDDFVFDLTALLDALAKRENTKRCVLTLFAHIFDPVGFLTPFTVWVKCLFRGLGWDEELPTDLAQEWQSWCSELPQIHHIVIPRWYGIKSEHKHDAQQLHVFCDASEKAYSTVAYLLREADDGTKSTCLAASKSRVAPLKKMSLPRLELMGAVIGARLGNNLLKPLNMELQQVHLWTDSMIVLQWIRSPAYRWKQFVSNRVAEIQSLTNPAMWSHCKGKANPADLPTRGQTVANLKESGLWWKGPPFLTTPNLSEESDEDQSVEDVTNELKQVQQISVQLSSSSDQSETEPVLDLPKYSKLKKSDFSYREKHPWILPSKGRYCELLVQYNHEVTMHSGLRDTLVQIRSRHWILRGRQLVKGILSKCTVCKSFKAKPTQQDTAPLPRDRITETPPFAVTGIDFAGPLYVKNDRVLCKAYVALFTCAVTRAVHLELVSSQSTESFLLAFVSRRGLCKVIYSDNAKTFKRANQDLSELWHAIKYPQLLEYFSGKGISWHFIVERAAWWGGFWERLVRSVKTCLRKVLGRASLTFEEMTTLLTEVEATLNSRPLTFVHNEADEPLTPAHFLVGERLTSLPPKPFPADHDHTTVSKEEMTRRWRYKNRLMTNLWNRWRKDYLLDLKSAHSCSTQKPTVLKTGDIVLIGDANMPRQTWKLGKIEELFPGRDGKVRSCAVRTSTGTVLRRPVQLLYVLEI